AGCTTGAGGGTTGCCCGAAACAGAAATGGACTGAGGGCGTTAACCACTCAAGAATCCCACGGCTTTAGCCGTGTGGAGTGTCAACAAGATTACGACCATATCGTCAAAGTGGATGTTGATGGACGCCTTCAACCACAAACCACCTATTATTACCGGTTTATCACGCGCTCCGGTCATGTCAGCCGCACCGGCCGGTTCCAAACCCTCCCCGCCACGGGTGCCCTGTTCGTTCCGCCCGTTTCGGATACGTTTCCTGCGCCGATTACACGAACGGCTACTACCATGCATACCGAACGCTGGCGGAGGAGGAACTGGATTTCGTCATCACATATACGAGTCGGTCGGCGATCCCCAGTACCAAAGCCCGCTACCCGACCGGCAAATCCATCTGCCCAGCGGGAAATCAAAAGCATTCACCCTGGAAGATTACCGAAAACTATATCAAACCTACAGATCCGATCCCGACCTGCAACGCCTGCACGAACGACATGCCGTGATCGCCATCTGGGATGATCACGAATTTGCCAACGACACGTATTTCCCGGCCGTTGCTCCCGACGACAGTCTGGAATCCGATCCACCGCGCCGGTTGACGGCCAACCGCGTATGGTTTGAGCACATGCCGGCACGTGTCACCTTTGACGAAACGCAATCATTTGACCGTTCCATCCGCATTTATCGTTCCTTTACCTGGGGAGACCTGGCCGAATTCGTGTTGACAGACCAGCGGCTGTATCGAAGCGCCCACCCGTGCGGAGAAAAGGTATTGGGCGAACGCTATCTTTCTACCGGTTGTCCCCGCATGAACGATCCGGACCAGACGATGTTGGGGAAGGATCAAAAATCTTGGTTCCTCGATCGGATGACATCCGCCACGGCATTGTGGAAAATCTGGGCCAATAAAGTTCAGTTCACCCCTTTAAAGCTGTTCGGACAGTATCTCAATCTGGATGCGTGGGACGGATACGCGGGCGAACGCCGTCAGTTGACAAAGGCACTGAAAAAAGCGGGCATTCGCAATTGGATCGCCATAACGGGTGATTTGCACACCTTTGAAGCCAACTTGATCCATGAAGATTACGGCAACACATCCGATGAACAGACGGTGGGTGTGGAACTGATGGTCGGGTCAGTCACCTCTTCCAATTTGAATGAAATGGTGCAACAAACGATCCGGGGATCGATCTCCGGCTCCAATCCGCTGCCGCTTTCGGCTATCAAACAGATACTTGCCGACGTTTACGGCCCGGTGTCGTCCTTGTCCGAGGACATCATGGACAAAGCGATTCGCCAGTTGTCCGATAAAATCCCTGGATCAAACGGTTTGACAGCACCACACACGGTTACGCCGTGATGGAATTGACGCGGGATAAAGCCACTTGGCGCGCCTATGCGGTAAGCTTGATCCAATCCCACGACGCACGTAAATCCCTGCTTTTTGATTGTGAGATTCCACGTGACCAGGCACGATTGGACTTTTTACACGGTTGACGGGATCCCATACGATTTGAGACGGCTAGAGCGTGTCTGGTGAAAGCCCCATTTGCTTCCCGGTTCGCTCACCTGCACCCTGTAGTCATGGCCGCTCCAACACGGAACGCAGGACACGGGCAAAGTACGCTTCGCTTAGAGGAAGTTGCCCGCGATTTCATTTTTACGCTCTCTGGGTGTTCGCTCAGTCGGGCTTAGGTCTTGGCTCACAAGGGAAAGCATTACTCCCTCACAGATTTACCAAACAGGCCCTAGACAAGTACGGTCTTCCCGCTCGCGATCTATGGTGTGCTGTTTTCACCCATTCCCTTGATTTTTTTCATCGTCAGGCGGATGATGACATTGAGTCCGCAGACACTGACCCGTAACTACATAGAAAGGAGCAAGTCTATGCAGGTGCGTTTGGAGAAACTTTCCTCTTGGCTCAAACAGGAATCGATCAATGCCGCGTTCCTCACCTCTACTGCCAATGTATTCTACCTGTCCGGATTTCTTTGTCATCCGCATGAACGGTTGTTGGGGCAGTTTGTCTTCCCCGATACCGAACCACTGTTGATCTGTCCACAAATGGAAGTGAAACAGGCCAAAAATGCCGGTTGGTCTTATGAGATCTTGGGCTACAGCGATACCCAAAATCCGTGGGAAATGATCCGAGATGCGCTCATCTCCCGAAAGATCCAACCAGACGGGGTGCGCACTCTGGCTGTGGAAAAGGATCATCTCTCCTACCGCCGTGCGGAGGCACTGATGTCCATCCTGCCGGGTGTCCGGTTCGTTTCGGCGGAAGATCAGATGCATCAGCTGCGGATGATCAAAGATTCAAAGGAGATCGGCATCATGCGGGAAGCAGCCCGCTTGGCCGATTATGGTGTAGAAGTGGGAATCTCCGCTTTGAAAGAAGGCGTCACTGAGATGGAAGTGGTCGCCGTGATCGAGAAGGAGTTGAAATACAAGGGGATTCAGGGCATGGCTTTCTCCACAATGGTGCTGTTTGGAGAAAAGTCCGGCCTGCCGCACGGCACATCAGGCAACCGACAGCTGCAGGAGGGAGATTTGGTCTTGTTCGACCTAGGGGTCGTACTGGAAGGTTACTGTTCGGACATCACTCGCACCGTCGCATATCGCTTGGCCGGAGAACAGCAGCAGGAAATCTATGAAACGGTGTTGCAAGCGCAGCTAAACGCGCTGGACGTATGCAAACCCGGAACTCCCATCGGAGAATTGGACAAGGCTGCACGGGACGTGATCGAAAAAGCGGGTTACGGCAACCATTTTCCCCATCGGCTCGGCCATGGTCTCGGCATCGAGGTACACGAGTTTCCTTCATTGATCAGTACTAATACGCAACTCCTGCAACCGGGCATGGCCTTCACCGTGGAACCAGGCATTTACGTGGAAGGCGTCGGGGGTGTGCGGATCGAGGATGACGTGATCATTACCGAAGAGGGATGCGAGATTCTGACCGGATTTTCCAAAGAATTGCTGATCATCCGTTAAACGACCAAAAGCCCCCGCATTTTAGCGGGGGCTGAGCTTGATGACAAACCCCCGGCTTTTTTCGTGAAAAAAGGGCAGGGAGTGTATATTTCGGGAGAATAAACAGATAAAGGAAATTTAATATGCTGAAAAAACCATAATACAAAGCCTTTTCCTCTCTTTGAGAGGAGCAAAGCCATTTTTTTGATGTTTTGAGCCACGGCAATCAGGAGGCATTGCTCTCTGACTTTGGCAATTCCCCTGTAACGTGCGTAACGAAGGCCATGAAGTTCTTTGGCGTCAGCGAAGCTGCGCTCAATGGTCTGGCTCCGTCGTTTATACAGTTGTTTGCCTCTCTCACTTAAACGGTTTTGACGCGCCCACTCTTTCGCGCCTTCCCAAACGTGACGAGTGATCGTTTTGGTAAAGGTTTTGGAATGAGTGCATTTGGAGAGAAACGGACAGTTCTTGCACGCTTTCGGGTCGGATTTGTATTCTCGGAATCCGGAGCGGTTAGTGGTTTTGTAAGAGAGCTCATGTTTGGAGGGGCACAGGTATACATCTTTTTCTGGTATGTACTTAAATTGCCATTTGAAGAGCAGACCTTTCTTTGGCCGAAAACTCCGGTGAGCAATCACGGCAAAAATCTCCCGTTCTTTCAGTCCTTGGCAAATGGGCATCGTGAGATAACCGGCATCCAAAGCGACTTCCTCCACCTGAAATCCGAACCGAGAGATCTGCCGATCCAACCGTTCAAGATATGGGACGGAATCATGAACGTTTCCAGGTGTTACATACACATCCGTGATGAAATTGTACTTTCCGTCAACGGTTCGATGGTCTAAGTAGAAGAACCCTTCGGGTTTTCCATCTCGAACCATATAACCGCTGTCCGGATCCGTGGTGCTCACTCGGATTTCTCTTCTTCCTTCAAGCTGGATTCGTTTTTTTAACGGTTTTTTGCCGTGTTGAATTCGATCTTCGTCTATGGCTTTTTCCAACTGTTCCACGTAATCTTTGGGGGTAACGGTGACTTTCTGCTTCTTGAACTTGCTTTTGCTGGCGTTCGCCTTTAAAAACGTGGAATCCGTGAACAATTGCTTTCCTTCAATAAACCCGTGGTTCATTGCCTGAAGTACGATCTCGTCAAAGATTTCTTGGTAAATGGTGGACTGTTGAAATCGCCGACGGCGATTTTGACTGAACGTAGAGTGATGAGGGACAGGATCGGTCAAGGAAAGCCCAACAAACCAACGATATGCGATATTAACCCGAATTTCTTCGATCAGTCGTCTTTCCGAGCGAATTCCGTACAGGTAACCGATGAGCAGCATCTTGAACAGCATGGCTGGGTCAATACAGGGGCGTCCATTATCCTCGCAATACAATGGCCGGCATTTCTCCGCAATGAACGAAAAGTCGATGGTTTCGCTGATTTTCCGTAGCAGGTGATCTTGAGGGACGAGGTCTTCTATGTTGACCGTCTCCGGTTGAAACTCTCTGGATGCATTCGTCCTGAACATAGGAGAACCTCCCTTCATGATCTTTTTTCCATTTCAATTCGACAAAAACAGATAGGACAAGGTCGTTCCTATTTGCGATACATTCACTGAGCTTCTTAACAAGTTATATTAGCTTAAGTATATAGACAGTTGTAGTACTTTTTTGTTTTTATACTATATAGGCGACATACACTTAAGAAGGTGATCTACATATGTCTATTACACTTCAAGAAGTAATGAAAGCTCGTTCGCGTATTAGTTCCTATATACGGCATACTCCGCTGGAGTACACCGAAACGTTAAGCCAGCTTTACAATGCAGATATTTATTTTAAACTAGAGAACCTGCAGGTTACGGGAAGTTTCAAACCACGTGGATCACTGAACAAACTCCTTACCTTAGATCAAACGCAACAAACACGAGGTGTTATCGCTCCCTCAGCTGGGAACCATGGAATCGGTTTGGCTTATGCCTCGTCCAAATTAGGCATACCGGCCTATGTTTATCTACCACAGGATACTGATAGAGGAAAAATAAAAACCTTGAACCAATACGGTGTTTCCCTTAAGTTTTTTGATTCAATTGAATCGGCGAGACAAGCAGCTATGAAGGATGCCGAAGAAGAGGGATACATCTTCTTATCTGCTTATAATGATCGTTCAGTGATAGCGGCAAATGGAACAATTGCATTAGAAATATTAGAGGACTTACCTGATGTAGATACAGTCATTGTCTGTGTAGGTGGCGGAGGACTTGCTTCAGGAATAGGAACGGTTCTCAAAGCTGTTAATCCTTCGATTGAAGTTTGGGGAGTGCAAACGACCAATAGTCCTACACTGGCTGTTTGGTTTGAGCAAGGAAAAGTTACACCCGTGGATCTTAAACCCTCGATCGCGGAAGGATTAAGCGGTCCCATTGATCCGGATACGATCACATTCCCTATCATACAAAAATGTGTTGACCGTATATTAACTGTTACAGACGCCGAAATTATCGATGCAATGAAAATCATGATAAACGAACATCGGTATATTGTTGAACCCTCAGGGGCAGCAGGTATAGCCGCCCTACATCGATATTCGGAAGAACTTAGCAAACGCAAAATAGCAGTCACTGTTACTGGGCGTAACATTTCTTGGAATAGACTACAAAACCTAATTAAGTAACCTATCTAGGAGTAGAGAGAGGATGATCAAACTGTAAAAAAATATCAAAAACATTATGGGGATGAAACTTTTCCGCTTTTCCTCATGTATCCATCAAAACATAGGCGTCTTATGCCAAAATCGGCGCCCAGCGTCTTTGTCTTCACAATCCCCCCGCTTTTTCTTTGGAAAGAAGAGCTGGGGGTTTGTCATCACTCTCAGCCCCCGCATTTTAGCGGGGGCTCTGTCTGTAGAAAAAGTTTCCGTCAGAAACAGCTCTACAGGCTTTAAGATGGCTTGTGGTGATAATCACTTCTCCATCATCTTTTTCGGGCAAATCAGAAACACGCGCTCCCGCTGTCTTCGGAAACGCGTGGTTTGGTGAGGGTGGGGAGGTTGTTGAACGTCCAGCCCACTACCACTTACGGGTTGACAGGCAGCTCCGCCTTGACGGACAAGCCTTCATATTTCTTCACCCAAAACGGCTGCAGGGTGATCTTTTGTGGCAGCTGTGAAATTTCATCGACGATAAACGTCCCTGTCATCTCCTCGCCCGTTCCTCTCTTCTTCATGCCTACGCCTCCTAAAGGCCAGTATCTTTTCCCGTTTTCATCCATTACAGCCATAGTCATTTGGTAGGAGGGAAAATAGTTCTCCTTCAAGTACCCCTTGACATAAAACGCGAACACTTTTTTCTGGGGAGCATTCTGGATATAAAACGACTTCGGCTTGATCGCCGCGAATGTGACAGTCAGGCTGTTTCCTTGCCCATCTTCCACTTTGGCCGGCAGCTTGCGCGGGTCAAACGTCAGGGTGAGCGGTGCAGGCTCCACTCGGGCGATCGCCGTCAGCTCAAAGGTGAGGCGCTTGTTGTGAGGGAACGGCTGGAACAAGTAGTTATCGAGCTTTTCATAAATATGCGCCCCATACTTATCCATCATATGGAATCTTCCTTCAATCCCTGCTTCTTTCTCCACCAGCACCTTGCCGGTCTCATCCAAAATGCGGAACCCGTAGTCGACGTCCCCCAGGGCGAAACGGGCGAACTTCGGGCCGTAAGTTTGTTCGTACTGGTTCCTCAGCTGCGGGGAAATCTGCCGGTCCAGTTCCAGGAAAGTGCCGAGCGGCGTGTACTTGATCTTCTTCAGCGTCACCCGGACACCCTGCGCTTCCAAGGTTTTTCCAATCACTACTTCACGGACAGTGCCTTTCAGCTTGCTGAGATCGATGGGTACGTTCAGCTTCCAAGAGCCCTTGACGCTTCCAACCTGTTTCGTGTCAAGCTTGAGGACGAGCCGGTCCTTGTGTTTCACCTTGTTCAGGTCGAACACTAGCACGGCCCAGGTGGCCTTGTCCACATCCTTACCCGGATATCCACCCGGACGAAATCCCCCCACCTGTGGCTGGCCGCTTCCGTCATCCAGCACTAGGTAAGGGTAACGAATCCAGTGATGATAGATTGGGAGCACCTTCCCCCGACTGTCTTCGATCTGGTAGAAGACCATCAGCTGGGTGGAGTCGGCCACAATCTGCTTCACATGAACGGTGAGCCCCTTGTCCGTCACCTTGATGTCTTCCTTGCGGTACAGCTTGTTCATATCCTGCTCCTGAACCTGGACAAACTGGCGGAACAACGGGAGATACGACGCAAAGGTGGGCGAAACCAGGGCTCCGATGAAGACGGCTACGGCCAGCCCAGCCGCGACGGTGCCGAACCATTTCCACCTGCGGAATCTTCCTGCCGACTTACGGTTCACTTTCACACTCTCCTTTTCGTCCAGTTCCGCGATCCGTTTCATCACTTCCCCGACAAACGACTCATCCAGTAGTTGCACCTGACTGGCTGCTTGCCGGAGTTCGGCCTGTTCAGCCTTCAGTTCTTCCAGACGTTTCTGGCAATTGCGGCAGTGCTGGATATGCTTTAGAACCTCATCCTTATCCGAAGAACCCCTTTCGAGGAACTCCCACAACACCTCATCAGCAAAGCAATTCATCCCTGATCTCCCTCCTTTGATTCCGGTCCCTCATCTCCCGAAGCTTCTTTCTCGCCCGGTGAAGCCGGTTGGCCACATCGCGCGGGGAGATCTCCAGGATTTCTGCGATTTCCTGGTAACTGAAATCGTGCCGATACCGAAGCAAGAGCACTGCCTGGTAATGCGGAGGGAGCGCCCGAATCCATTCGGCCATCTCTTCTCGCTCCTCATTTTCCACTACGATCTGTTCCGGCGTTTTCTTTTCGGGTACGTCCGTTTCCAGTAACGTGGCCATGTTTCCTTTCTTTTGGCGCCATTCATCCACGCAGGCATTTCGGGCGATCTGAAACAGCCAGGTGACAAAGCTGCGCGCCGGGTCGAACTGGTGTAGTTTCCGGTATGCCCGGATGAAGCATTCCTGCGCGAGGTCCCGGGCCTCCTCTTCGTGATGAACCATTCTGAGCAGCATGGCATACACAGCATTCATGTATTTCCGGACGAGGTGGCTGAACGCGTCCCGGTCTCCGTCCAGCACCCGCTCCACGATTTGTACGTCATCCACGTTCTGGGTCTGCCCCCCTTCAGATCCGGTTTCACTCCTATATACGGAATACAGGAGCAGAAATTTCACGGGACACATTTTTTTATCTCACAAAAAACGACACAAGGCCGCCCGAGTATTGATCCGGTTGTATGGTAGAAGAACTAGTTGATAAATGTTATGAATAATTTGATAAATAAATCGATCAAGACCGATAAAAACTGGCCACCTGGCTTTGGAAGTCAGGTGGCTCATAGCAAAAAAATCGCGATTTTGTCTCTCTAATGAGAAAAATCTATAGAACTCCCAGGTAAATGAAACAAGGGAGTTTATCTTCAAACTGAGCCCCCGCTTATTAGCGGGGGCGATTTTTTTCAACCTTGCTTTTTGATCGGATTTAGTTACCGGTCGGTGCCGCGTAGTTGGCCGATTGAATATCCCAACCGTACACTTTGAACCCGTACAAGATCCACAGGCTCAACGGGTTGTCCTTTTTATCCGTGGTGTGCTGAGTGATGTACACCTCGGTCGGTGTTACTTTCGTCACCACAGCTGAATGGTCGATGTCGCCGTCGCCGTCCAGATCGGCCTGCACCACATCGCCGATTTTCAGGTCAAACATCGACCGCACTGGTTTTGCGCGGAATTTCAGGTGCTTGTACAAGCTGTTGGCCACACCCCAAGAATAGGACGGTTTCTTATCGCTGTAATACCAGTAGTTCGTGTTTTTCCATTCCACTAATCCCCCCGCTTTCATCACCTGCGAAGCAAAATCGGTGCAATCGTACCAACAGCTGTAGCATCCGCCGCTGACCCGGCTGTAATAGCCATATTGCTCATTGTTCCGTTTGTTCCACCATTGGTACGCGTAATCACGTGCCGCTTGACGGTCGTAAGGGATCAGGCGGGACGAAGGTGCAGTACCCTCGTTTTGATCGTCTCCCGGTTGGGGTTGCACTGTTCCGCCGTCGTTGCTGTGCCCTTGCTCATTGGGCGCGGTGGAACCCGGTGCTTCCCCGGTCGGTGCGGTGCCTGATTGATCCGGAGCGCGTTGTTCCCGATCGGCGGTTCCTTGGTTGGGTTCACTTTGGTTGGTTTCACCATTGTTTTGATTCGGTGCTGTAGTTTCCCCCTGATTGCCTCCGGTCGCATTTTGCTGGTCATCGGTTGCAGGTTGTTCCGGAGTTGCAGTTTGTCCCGGATTGGTTTCCTGACCGCTTCTATCCGCCGGAGCTGGTTGGGTGGAGACACCTTCTCCCTCTTGTTGATCAGGGCTTTGTTTCGGTTGGGACTTCGGTTCGGACCCTTTGACCGTATCCGGAGACCCTTTCACTGATTCTTTGCCGGATTTCGGCGAGCGCTCCAGGGTCATGGGTAAATTCCCTTTTTTGTTCGGCAAAAGATCCCTCAGTTCCGCCAGTTCGGCTCCCGTCAATTTTTCACCGGCAGTCAGCTTCTTTTCCAACTCGTTGATCCGCTTGTTCTTCTCTTGGTCTTCATAGCGGTCCACGTCTCGGGCGTACTGAATGATCTTTTCTCGCTCTTCTTTGCTGTACGAAGCGAGATCCGTCGCCATCCCCTTGATGAAATCGCGGTATTTCGGATCATCCAGGTCTGGCTTGATGTCCAACTTATTCTTTTTGAGGCGATCTTCTGAGATTCGAATCGCTTCCTGGTGTTCGCGTTTGATCTCTTCCTTGTTGACCGAATAGTTGGCATAATAAGAGAGCTTTTTCCCTTTTGCCTGCTGCCCGTCGGTATTCTCCTTAACCGCGGACAACTCCTCATCCAAGTTTTTCCCTTGATCCTCTGGTTCATTCGTCACAGCCGTCATCGGTACCGACTCCGTCTTTTTGACCGATTTGGACGGTCCACCAAACAATGTGTCGGAAAAGGCATAAGCCGTTCCCAAGCCGACAACGACCACCAACCCCATCAGGAACAAAACCTTTCTCTTCAACCGTCCATCCCCTTCTCTTGAAAATATGAAATGATGGCTACGATTCTATCATATCTGCTCCATCTGACCAGTTCAATAGATTGAAAGAAGGACAAAAAATGGAGAATCTGTGGTGGAAGATTCAAGTGGAATTCCCCAGTGAAAGGTTTACAATTATCTTCTTTTATTCTAGAATCTGTCCACGGGTATATCGATTACGAAACACCCAGTCATACCCCCTTTACTTTTTATCTTAAGCGGAATAAAATTGTACCTACCGAACGTTAGGTAGGTGACGTATATTGTCCACCAAACAGCGTATTCAACAAGTCGCGATTCGCCTTTTTGCCGAACATGGCTACGAAGGCGCCTCCCTTTCGATGATCGCTCGGGAGGTGGGCATTCGAAAGCCTTCCATCTACGCTTTTTTTGAAAGCAAAGAGGCCTTGTTTCTGTCCGTCTTTGAAGAGATCATGAAGGCACATTTTGCCAATACACAGAAGTTGTTCGCTTCTTTGCGAGACAAAACGGTGGAAGAGCGATTGTACCAGCTGTTGACGAACGGCCTGACCTACGCATCCGAACATGGTGACGCGTTTGCGTTTTACCAACGTGCCATGCTGTTCTCTCCTCCCGCTTTACATGAGAAGATCCGGGATCGGTTTTTAGAAGCCGAAACCTGGTTGACAGACGTCCTGCGGGATTGCTTCAAAGAAGGAATCCAAACGGGCGTCATTCGCGAGACCAATCTTGATGACCTGATCGCCTCATTCCTTTGTTTGTTGGATGGCGTACTGATTCAGCTGTTCTACTACGGACCGGAAATGCTCCGCCGACGCATTGACGGCATTTGGCGGATCTACTGGCGGCAGGCATATTGGAAGTGGTGTGGGCCATCGGACTAAAGTATCAAAAAACGATCCCGTCTGCTGTGACCATCGGGAGCATGATCGGCAGTTTTTTGTTGTTATCCACCTCATTGAAAACGTTGCCTGTCGGCACAGCGTATGCCATATGGACGGGGATCGGGGCGGCAGGTACGGTATTGGTGGGTATGTTGTTTTTTGGAGAGCCCAAAACCGCGCTCCGATTGGTATTTTTGATGTTGATCGTCAGCGGAATTGTGGGACTCAAACTGACATCGGCTCATTGAAGCAGTTCAGCAGATTTTACCGTTTTCCAACCGAGGATTTATATTGTTCGAGACTGATCACTGCACCCGTGCTGAGTAAGCGGTAAAGGGGTAAGGTCTTGTAAGGCTGGATACAAGTCATCGCGGCTCTTCTCCGTCTCTTCTTGGACCATGCCAACCGATGCCGATCCCGTCAGGTGTAGCGACGTGATCCGCTGTTGTCAAAATACAGGCCGTAAGTAAAGGGGCAACTTTACTTACGGCCGCAGGCCCACGGTGGGGCAGTCCTGTATGTTCCTATTGCTCTATGCTACCTGTTTGGGAAAATCAACACAACAATCGCAGCTACTGACCACTCTTTACCCGGTAAAACTCGTGAAACAGCTTGATGAGTGCCCGCTTCTCAATCCGTGACACATACGAGCGTGAGATCCCCAGCTCTTTCGCGATCTCCCGTTGCGTTTTCTCATCCTCCCCGCTCAACCCGAACCTGCTTTTAATCACTTCTTGCTCCCGTTCATCCAAGATATGCAGATGACCGTAAATTTTCTTCTTCTCGATCTTCATCTGTACCAAATCCATCACTTCATCCCGTTCGGTACCCAATACATCAATGAGGGTGATTTCATTCCCCTCTTTGTCGGTTCCGATCGGGTCGTGCAGGGAGACATCTTTCCTGGCCTTTTTGAGCGACCGCAGATGCATCAGAATCTCATTCTCAATGCATCGTGCTGCATAGGTGGCCAATTTGGTGCCCTTGTCAGTTTGGTAGGACTCAATGGCCTTGATGAGACCGATCGTACCGATGGAAATCAGGTCTTCCGAATCCTCTCCCGTATTTTCGAACTTTTTAACGATGTGGGCAACCAACCGCAAATTGTGTTCGATCAAGGTGTTGCGTGCTTTCTTATCCCCTTGGGCCATGAGCCTGAGATGCTTTTCTTCCTCCTCTTCCGAGAGAGGTTGGGGAAATGCATTGTTTTTGATGTACGAGACAAACAGAACTGCTTCCCTCAGCATCATTGCCAAAGCCGCCAATATTTCTGGCACGCGATCCACACCTCCGTCCACATTCCCTTCGCAGGTATTCTTAGCTATATGTACGGATGATTAGGCGCGTGCCTGTACGGGGGAAATCAACCAGAAAGAAAAGCTTCCCGGAGATTTCCGGGAAGCTTTACAGATTTGGGTCAATTGAGTCCCTCAGTTATGGACGAGGTTGTCAATAACCGCGCAATTTCCACTCATCGGATGACCACTCCAGCGGGATTACTTTCCCGTTTTCATCCGTCACCACCGGGTTTTGCACATACCAACCGCGGCCGTTGCCATAGGTGTCCGTATGATAACGGAAACGGACATAACGTGTCTGAGCGGGCAACGTCAATGTGATACGACGCCACTCCCCACTTCCGCTTATCGGCGAATCGATGGCGGTCCAGTTGGTACCGTCCGCTGACACTTCCACCACTCCCTTATCAAGGTCCGGTTGGATGCGATACCACGTCGAGAATGAGAGCGTATGAGGCTGCTCTGACGGATCCAACTTGCCGGATGTCAGCAGACGGTCGAGATTGTCACCGTATCCGGAAAACCATGCTTCCTCTTTTCCGGGCAGGTTGACAGGGATCGCATCGGCCACGAATCGGGCGAATTGCCGGCGAACCGGGTTGGTGGAGACCGTTTGACGGGTAGGATGGACACGATTGGTTAACAAAATGGCGATCACACCGTTAGCTCGGTCGACAACCAATGAGGTGCCGGT
The DNA window shown above is from Polycladomyces subterraneus and carries:
- the sigK gene encoding RNA polymerase sporulation sigma factor SigK, which encodes MPEILAALAMMLREAVLFVSYIKNNAFPQPLSEEEEEKHLRLMAQGDKKARNTLIEHNLRLVAHIVKKFENTGEDSEDLISIGTIGLIKAIESYQTDKGTKLATYAARCIENEILMHLRSLKKARKDVSLHDPIGTDKEGNEITLIDVLGTERDEVMDLVQMKIEKKKIYGHLHILDEREQEVIKSRFGLSGEDEKTQREIAKELGISRSYVSRIEKRALIKLFHEFYRVKSGQ